A window of the Nocardia sp. NBC_01329 genome harbors these coding sequences:
- a CDS encoding acyl-CoA dehydrogenase → MAGNPDFDLFKLADFHDELRSAIRALCEKEIAPHAKDVDEHARFPEEALTALNAAGFNAVHVPEVYGGQGADSVATCIVIEEVARVCGSSSLIPAVNKLGTMGMILNGSEELKQKVLADIVDGEMASYALSEREAGSDAGSMRTRARQEGDDWILNGSKCWITNGGKSSWYTVMAVTDPDKGANGISAFLVHKDDEGFVVGPLEHKLGIKGSPTAELYFENCKVPGDRIVGEPGTGFKTALQTLDHTRPTIGAQAVGLAQGALDAALAYTKDRKQFGKSIADFQNTQFMLADMAMKIEAARLMVYTSAARAERGEPNLGFISAAAKCFASDVAMEVTTNAVQLFGGAGYTTDFPVERMMRDAKITQIYEGTNQIQRMVMSRALLKG, encoded by the coding sequence ATGGCGGGAAACCCGGATTTCGATCTGTTCAAGCTGGCGGACTTCCACGATGAGCTGCGTTCGGCCATCCGCGCCCTGTGCGAGAAGGAAATCGCCCCGCACGCCAAGGACGTCGACGAGCACGCCCGCTTCCCCGAGGAAGCCCTCACCGCGCTCAACGCCGCCGGCTTCAACGCCGTCCACGTCCCCGAGGTCTACGGCGGCCAGGGTGCCGATTCGGTGGCGACCTGCATCGTCATCGAAGAGGTCGCCCGCGTCTGTGGTTCCTCCTCGCTGATCCCCGCCGTGAACAAACTCGGCACCATGGGCATGATCCTCAACGGTTCCGAGGAGCTCAAGCAGAAGGTGCTCGCCGATATCGTCGACGGTGAGATGGCCTCCTACGCGCTCTCCGAGCGTGAAGCCGGTTCCGACGCGGGCAGTATGCGCACCCGCGCCCGGCAGGAGGGCGACGATTGGATCCTCAACGGCTCCAAATGCTGGATCACCAACGGCGGCAAATCCTCCTGGTACACCGTCATGGCCGTCACCGACCCCGACAAGGGCGCCAACGGTATCTCCGCGTTCCTGGTGCACAAGGACGACGAAGGCTTCGTGGTCGGCCCGCTCGAACACAAACTCGGTATCAAGGGGTCCCCGACCGCCGAACTGTACTTCGAGAACTGCAAGGTCCCGGGCGACCGCATCGTCGGCGAACCGGGCACCGGTTTCAAAACCGCCCTCCAGACCCTCGACCACACCCGCCCCACCATCGGCGCGCAGGCCGTCGGCCTGGCCCAGGGCGCCCTGGACGCCGCCCTGGCCTACACCAAGGACCGCAAGCAGTTCGGCAAATCCATCGCCGACTTCCAGAACACCCAGTTCATGCTGGCCGATATGGCGATGAAGATCGAAGCCGCCCGGCTCATGGTCTACACCTCCGCCGCCCGCGCCGAACGCGGCGAACCCAACCTCGGCTTCATCTCGGCCGCCGCGAAATGCTTCGCCTCCGATGTGGCCATGGAGGTCACCACGAACGCGGTACAGCTGTTCGGCGGGGCGGGCTACACCACCGATTTCCCGGTGGAGCGGATGATGCGCGACGCCAAGATCACCCAGATCTACGAGGGCACCAACCAGATCCAGCGGATGGTCATGTCCCGCGCCCTGCTCAAGGGCTGA
- a CDS encoding TetR family transcriptional regulator, which yields MDNEETARRVGGAELVRFRLGVVDEALRLFADQGYEATSVDEIAEAAGISRRTFFRQFRSKEDVIFADHEAQLAAAQEYLQQTQIDPWDAVCEAAIGVFERFTRWRDIADRRYRVVRRVPALRDREIVTVFRYERLFTDYLRERLPDSPDLSRVQFAAAVTATHNYLLRRMIRGESAASPADLRTALSEIPRGGRRPGGEDDLVLAVFRRDLPARHVAELLRERLGSLAEAPTD from the coding sequence ATGGACAACGAGGAAACCGCCCGCCGAGTCGGTGGCGCCGAGCTCGTCCGTTTCCGGCTCGGGGTCGTGGACGAGGCATTGCGCTTGTTCGCGGATCAGGGCTACGAGGCGACCTCGGTGGACGAGATTGCCGAGGCGGCCGGGATATCGCGGCGTACGTTCTTCCGGCAGTTCCGGTCCAAGGAAGATGTGATCTTCGCCGATCACGAGGCCCAGCTGGCCGCCGCCCAGGAATATCTGCAGCAGACACAGATCGACCCGTGGGACGCGGTCTGCGAAGCCGCGATCGGGGTCTTCGAGCGGTTCACTCGCTGGCGCGATATCGCCGATCGGCGATATCGCGTGGTGCGCCGGGTTCCGGCACTGCGTGACCGGGAGATCGTCACCGTCTTCCGCTACGAGCGTTTGTTCACCGACTATCTGCGCGAGCGGCTGCCCGATTCCCCCGACCTGTCGCGGGTCCAGTTCGCGGCCGCGGTGACCGCCACCCACAATTATCTGCTGCGCCGGATGATCCGCGGGGAATCGGCGGCAAGCCCCGCCGACCTGCGGACCGCGCTGAGCGAGATCCCACGAGGCGGCCGACGTCCCGGTGGCGAGGACGATCTGGTGCTCGCTGTGTTCCGCCGTGACCTGCCCGCCCGGCATGTCGCCGAACTGCTCCGCGAGCGCCTGGGTAGTTTGGCAGAAGCACCCACCGACTGA
- the purE gene encoding 5-(carboxyamino)imidazole ribonucleotide mutase — protein sequence MSDVVEGSVPGSPAVGVIMGSDSDWPTMEAAAEALAEFGIRFEVGVVSAHRTPQRMLDYARAAAGRGIQVLIAGAGGAAHLPGMVASATPLPVIGVPVPLKYLDGMDSLLSIVQMPAGVPVATVSIGGARNAGLLAARILGAHNPALRERMEQFQAGLEAMVLEKDEALRARLLG from the coding sequence ATGAGTGACGTGGTGGAAGGCAGTGTTCCGGGCTCCCCGGCGGTCGGGGTGATCATGGGCAGTGATTCCGACTGGCCCACGATGGAGGCGGCCGCCGAGGCACTGGCCGAGTTCGGGATCCGTTTCGAGGTGGGCGTGGTGTCCGCGCACCGGACCCCGCAGCGCATGCTCGACTACGCTCGCGCCGCCGCCGGGCGTGGTATCCAGGTGCTCATCGCGGGTGCCGGTGGTGCCGCGCATCTGCCCGGGATGGTCGCCTCGGCGACCCCCTTGCCGGTGATCGGTGTACCGGTGCCGCTGAAGTACCTCGACGGGATGGATTCGCTGCTCTCGATCGTTCAGATGCCCGCCGGAGTGCCGGTGGCCACCGTTTCGATCGGCGGTGCCCGGAACGCGGGCCTGCTGGCCGCCCGGATCCTGGGTGCGCACAACCCGGCGCTGCGTGAGCGGATGGAACAGTTCCAGGCGGGACTGGAGGCGATGGTGCTGGAGAAGGACGAGGCGCTGCGCGCGCGTCTGCTGGGCTGA
- a CDS encoding 5-(carboxyamino)imidazole ribonucleotide synthase has protein sequence MPTVAMIGGGQLARMTHQAAIELGQRLRVLAERPDDPAAQVSPDVVIGSHSDLGALRRAATGAHALTFDHEGVPTEHLEALVAEGVNVLPPPEALRFAQDKLAMRRELSARGLPVPAFTVVESAAEAVRFGDEHGWPIVLKAIRGGYDGRGVWMPEDADEAAKITAEQLAAGVQLLAEVRVSLKRELSAMVARSPYGQAATWPVVETVQRRGQCAVVIAPAPDLAEELAAEAEELALRLAADLGVVGAMAVELFETTDGTLLINELAMRPHNSGHWGMDGARTGQFEQHLRAVLDYPLGDTRPLAPVTVMANILGAPEAPAMSMDERLHHLFARMPDAKVHLYGKGERPDRKIGHVNVLGDEVAVVRERAERAAHWMSHAVWTDGWDPHE, from the coding sequence ATGCCGACCGTCGCCATGATCGGTGGCGGCCAGCTGGCGCGGATGACGCATCAGGCGGCCATCGAACTGGGGCAGCGGCTCCGGGTGCTCGCCGAACGGCCGGACGATCCGGCGGCCCAGGTGAGCCCCGATGTGGTGATCGGCAGCCATTCCGACCTCGGCGCGTTGCGTCGGGCCGCGACCGGCGCGCACGCGCTCACCTTCGACCACGAGGGGGTGCCCACCGAACATCTGGAGGCACTCGTCGCGGAGGGGGTGAACGTCCTCCCGCCGCCGGAGGCGCTGCGCTTCGCGCAGGACAAACTGGCGATGCGCCGGGAGCTGTCCGCGCGCGGGTTGCCGGTGCCCGCCTTCACCGTCGTGGAGTCGGCGGCCGAGGCGGTGCGCTTCGGTGACGAACACGGCTGGCCGATCGTGCTCAAGGCGATCCGCGGCGGTTACGACGGCCGCGGTGTGTGGATGCCCGAGGACGCCGACGAGGCGGCGAAGATCACCGCCGAGCAGCTCGCCGCGGGAGTGCAACTGCTGGCCGAGGTCCGGGTCTCGTTGAAACGCGAGTTGTCGGCCATGGTCGCTCGCTCCCCGTACGGGCAGGCCGCGACCTGGCCGGTCGTGGAGACCGTGCAGCGGCGCGGTCAGTGTGCTGTGGTGATCGCCCCGGCGCCCGATCTCGCGGAGGAGCTGGCCGCCGAGGCCGAGGAGCTGGCGCTGCGGCTGGCCGCCGATCTCGGTGTGGTCGGGGCGATGGCGGTCGAACTCTTCGAGACCACCGACGGGACCCTGTTGATCAACGAGCTCGCCATGCGCCCGCACAACTCCGGCCACTGGGGGATGGACGGTGCCCGCACCGGGCAGTTCGAACAGCATCTGCGCGCGGTCCTGGACTACCCGCTCGGTGACACCCGCCCGCTGGCGCCGGTGACGGTGATGGCGAATATCCTCGGTGCGCCCGAGGCGCCCGCCATGTCGATGGACGAGCGATTGCACCATCTGTTCGCGCGGATGCCGGATGCCAAGGTGCACCTGTACGGCAAGGGCGAACGCCCGGACCGCAAGATCGGGCATGTGAACGTGCTCGGCGACGAGGTCGCGGTGGTACGGGAACGAGCCGAGCGGGCGGCGCACTGGATGTCGCACGCGGTATGGACCGATGGATGGGATCCGCATGAGTGA
- a CDS encoding GtrA family protein, whose protein sequence is MSFVDDVVRVLPQPLQEIAFRQRELIKFAIVGATTFVIDGGIFYALKWTVLEEKPLTAKIISGVIAVIASYILNREWSFKNRGGRERHHEALLFFAVSGVGVVLSMLPLYISRYAFQLHQPTVSFMVENIADFVSAYIIGNLLQMAFRYWAMRRWVFPDEVDQMLEKLEEYVEEEHGRRRLGS, encoded by the coding sequence GTGTCATTCGTCGACGACGTGGTTCGCGTCCTCCCGCAGCCCCTCCAGGAGATCGCCTTCCGTCAACGCGAGCTCATCAAGTTCGCGATTGTCGGAGCGACCACGTTCGTTATCGACGGCGGCATCTTCTACGCGCTGAAGTGGACGGTACTCGAAGAGAAGCCGCTCACCGCGAAGATCATCTCCGGGGTGATCGCGGTGATCGCGTCCTACATCCTCAACCGCGAATGGTCGTTCAAGAACCGCGGCGGCCGGGAACGCCACCACGAGGCATTGCTGTTCTTCGCGGTCAGCGGGGTGGGCGTGGTCCTCAGCATGCTCCCGCTCTACATTTCCCGCTACGCCTTCCAGCTGCACCAGCCCACGGTCAGCTTCATGGTGGAGAACATCGCTGACTTCGTCAGCGCCTACATCATCGGCAATCTGTTGCAGATGGCGTTCCGGTACTGGGCGATGCGACGCTGGGTATTCCCCGACGAAGTGGACCAGATGCTGGAGAAGCTCGAGGAATACGTCGAAGAGGAACACGGTCGGCGCCGGCTCGGAAGCTGA
- a CDS encoding sensor histidine kinase yields MRRRILRSMLTVLMLTTVVLGLPLTYTAWLWVEDITRNDLRSRLELISAEVIGQEHGSGVISGGLDLHTVQPLVPEGGRLTVVYPAPEDTAVKVEVGSSTVDDPLVESLSMGTDVSLRLEVPATPMEARQRQAVAGVALAVAISLAAAITVAIVTARRVADPIRDVAARAARLAMGDFRPDPRRHGIAELDRVSDVLDSATVEIAGRLQREHALVADVSHQLRSRLTAVRLRLDELSAHTDPAVVHEAEEAMAQVDRLTEAIDDLVRASRDEDATDRDPVPVMDELRGIVAEWTHPFRETGRTLRLTGDESLRAPISGSRLREAVTVLVDNALMHGGGTCTVSVRTVRPGQDREPLVCVQVADEGEGVSDDLAPHIFDRGFSGAGSTGVGLALARALIEADGGRLELQRRRPALFAVFLGKPLATRVENRVVGEPR; encoded by the coding sequence GTGCGGCGGCGGATTCTGCGGTCGATGCTGACCGTGCTGATGTTGACCACGGTCGTGCTCGGCCTGCCACTGACGTATACGGCGTGGCTGTGGGTCGAGGACATCACCCGCAACGACCTGCGCAGCCGGCTGGAACTGATCTCCGCGGAGGTGATCGGCCAGGAGCACGGCAGCGGGGTGATCAGTGGCGGGTTGGATCTGCACACGGTGCAGCCGCTGGTACCCGAGGGCGGTCGGCTCACGGTCGTCTATCCGGCGCCGGAGGATACGGCGGTGAAGGTCGAGGTCGGCTCGTCGACCGTGGACGACCCGCTGGTGGAGTCGCTGTCGATGGGCACCGATGTCTCCCTGCGGCTGGAGGTACCCGCTACTCCGATGGAGGCCCGGCAGCGGCAGGCGGTGGCCGGGGTGGCCCTGGCCGTGGCGATTTCGTTGGCGGCGGCGATCACGGTGGCCATCGTCACGGCGCGCCGGGTCGCCGATCCGATCCGGGATGTGGCCGCGCGGGCGGCGCGGCTCGCGATGGGCGATTTCCGCCCGGATCCGCGCCGCCACGGTATCGCCGAACTGGATCGGGTCTCCGATGTGCTCGACTCGGCGACAGTCGAGATCGCCGGCCGATTGCAACGCGAGCACGCGTTGGTGGCCGATGTCTCGCATCAGTTGCGCAGCCGCCTGACCGCGGTACGCCTGCGGCTGGACGAACTGTCCGCGCATACCGATCCGGCGGTGGTGCACGAGGCAGAGGAGGCGATGGCCCAGGTGGACCGGCTGACCGAGGCCATCGACGATCTGGTGCGGGCCTCGCGTGACGAGGACGCCACCGACCGTGATCCGGTACCGGTGATGGACGAACTGCGCGGCATCGTGGCCGAGTGGACTCATCCGTTCCGGGAGACCGGTCGCACCCTGCGCCTGACGGGTGACGAATCGCTACGTGCCCCGATCTCCGGCTCCCGGCTGCGGGAGGCGGTGACGGTGCTGGTCGACAATGCGCTGATGCACGGCGGTGGCACCTGCACGGTGTCGGTGCGTACGGTGCGGCCCGGTCAGGACCGGGAACCACTGGTGTGTGTGCAGGTCGCCGACGAGGGCGAGGGGGTCAGTGACGATCTGGCGCCGCATATCTTCGACCGCGGTTTCTCCGGCGCGGGTTCCACGGGTGTGGGGCTGGCGCTCGCGCGGGCCTTGATCGAGGCCGACGGGGGCCGGTTGGAACTACAACGCCGCCGGCCCGCGCTGTTCGCCGTATTCCTCGGGAAACCGCTGGCGACGCGGGTCGAGAACCGGGTGGTGGGGGAGCCGCGGTAG
- a CDS encoding response regulator transcription factor, giving the protein MTAVLLGEDDEAIAAPLSRALGREGYSVTVESFGPAVLDRALEGHHDLLILDLGLPGMDGLEVCRQVRARGAEMAVLMLTARTDEVDFVVGLDAGADDYVGKPFRLAELLARVRALLRRSGIGDDIVEVGGIRLEPAARRVLVNGVEVGLANKEYELLKVLIDRAGQVVPRETILREVWGDAELRGSKTLDMHMSWLRRKIGDEGPMAERRIVTVRGVGFRLNTD; this is encoded by the coding sequence ATGACCGCCGTATTGCTGGGCGAAGACGACGAGGCCATCGCGGCGCCGCTGTCCCGGGCGCTGGGCCGCGAAGGGTATTCGGTGACCGTGGAGAGCTTCGGTCCCGCGGTGTTGGACCGCGCACTGGAAGGACACCATGATCTGCTGATCCTCGATCTCGGCTTGCCGGGAATGGACGGGCTGGAGGTGTGCCGTCAGGTGCGGGCCAGGGGTGCCGAGATGGCGGTGCTGATGCTCACCGCCCGTACCGACGAGGTGGATTTCGTGGTCGGGCTGGACGCCGGTGCGGACGACTATGTCGGGAAACCGTTCCGGTTGGCCGAACTCCTGGCCCGGGTCCGGGCCCTGCTGCGGCGCAGCGGGATCGGCGACGACATTGTGGAGGTCGGCGGGATCCGACTGGAACCGGCGGCACGGCGAGTGCTGGTCAACGGGGTGGAAGTGGGGCTGGCGAACAAGGAGTACGAGCTGCTGAAGGTGCTGATCGACCGGGCCGGTCAGGTGGTGCCCCGGGAGACGATCCTGCGTGAAGTGTGGGGTGACGCGGAACTGCGCGGATCCAAGACGCTGGATATGCATATGTCCTGGTTACGCCGCAAGATCGGCGACGAGGGCCCGATGGCGGAACGCCGGATCGTCACCGTGCGCGGTGTCGGTTTCCGGTTGAACACCGACTGA
- a CDS encoding PH domain-containing protein translates to MGYPEDALAPDEELILHTHPHWKMLFWPIVTLIVVTAVAGFLGGLVWRTADESWRSIALLAVLVVWLLVLAWRSIAPIVTWKSTHFIVTDRRVLVREGVMTHTGIDIPMSRISSVQFRHGLVDRMFGTGELIIGSSSEEPLEYSDIPDVEQVHAMLYHQVFEAAPRYGGF, encoded by the coding sequence ATGGGTTATCCGGAGGATGCGCTGGCGCCCGACGAAGAGTTGATCCTGCACACCCACCCGCATTGGAAGATGCTGTTCTGGCCCATCGTCACATTGATCGTGGTGACGGCGGTCGCCGGTTTCCTGGGCGGCCTGGTGTGGCGTACCGCCGACGAGTCGTGGCGGTCGATCGCGCTGCTGGCGGTTCTGGTCGTGTGGCTGCTGGTCCTGGCGTGGCGCAGTATCGCGCCGATCGTGACCTGGAAATCGACTCATTTCATCGTCACCGATCGCCGGGTGCTGGTCCGCGAGGGCGTGATGACCCACACCGGTATCGATATCCCGATGAGCCGTATTTCGAGCGTCCAGTTCCGGCACGGGCTGGTCGATCGGATGTTCGGGACCGGGGAGTTGATCATCGGTTCCTCGTCCGAGGAACCCCTCGAGTACAGCGATATCCCGGATGTGGAGCAGGTGCACGCGATGCTCTATCACCAGGTTTTCGAGGCCGCGCCCCGGTACGGCGGCTTCTGA
- a CDS encoding biotin--[acetyl-CoA-carboxylase] ligase produces MQRPPLDVEHLRRALTGTPELAFYTGIDVIESTGSTNADLIARAADPDVDRVVLVAEAQRSGRGRLARAWASPPRAQISLSLLIRPDGLDPEALGWLPLLTGIAAVDTLTTTAQVPAALKWPNDVLIEGRKVAGILAEVAAGGPRPAIVVGIGMNVSLTADELPVPHATSLLLSDATDTDRTRLVLAFLTEFARRFSHWQESGWASDPLAEAYRERCATLGSRVRAELPGGGVLTGTARDIDAAGRLLIDDRAVAAGDVTHLRPGG; encoded by the coding sequence GTGCAGAGGCCACCGTTGGACGTCGAACATCTGCGGCGAGCGCTGACCGGAACCCCGGAACTGGCGTTCTACACCGGAATCGACGTGATCGAATCGACCGGATCCACCAACGCCGACCTGATCGCGCGCGCCGCCGACCCTGATGTGGACCGCGTGGTACTCGTCGCGGAAGCGCAGCGGAGCGGCCGTGGCCGCCTCGCCCGTGCCTGGGCCAGTCCGCCACGCGCCCAGATCTCCCTGTCACTGCTCATCCGGCCCGACGGCCTCGACCCCGAGGCGCTCGGCTGGTTGCCGTTGCTCACCGGAATCGCCGCCGTCGACACACTCACCACGACCGCTCAGGTGCCTGCCGCCCTGAAGTGGCCCAACGACGTTCTGATCGAAGGACGCAAGGTCGCGGGAATACTCGCCGAAGTCGCCGCCGGGGGCCCCCGCCCGGCGATCGTCGTCGGTATCGGAATGAACGTGAGCCTCACCGCCGACGAACTCCCGGTCCCGCACGCCACCTCGTTGCTTCTCAGCGACGCCACCGATACCGACCGCACCCGCCTGGTGCTGGCGTTCCTCACCGAATTCGCCCGCCGTTTCTCCCACTGGCAGGAATCCGGCTGGGCGAGTGACCCACTCGCCGAGGCCTACCGGGAACGCTGCGCGACGCTCGGCTCCCGGGTCCGGGCAGAGCTGCCGGGGGGCGGGGTGTTGACGGGAACCGCCCGCGATATCGATGCGGCGGGACGGTTGCTCATCGATGATCGAGCCGTGGCGGCGGGAGATGTGACGCATCTCCGGCCGGGGGGCTGA
- a CDS encoding acyl-CoA carboxylase subunit beta, giving the protein MTSVQQQPTPDSAGAPDIHTTAGKLADLRNRLEEAQHPMGEAAVDKVHAKGKMTARERILALLDEGSFVELDALARHRSVNFGLDKQRPLGDGVVTGYGTIDGREVCIFSQDVTVFGGSLGEVYGEKIVKVMDLAIKTGRPLVGINEGAGARIQEGVVSLGLYGEIFHRNIQASGVIPQISLIMGAAAGGHVYSPALTDFVVMVDQSSQMFITGPDVIKTVTGEEVTMEELGGAHTHMVKSGSAHYVASGEQDALDYVKDLLSYLPSNNRAEAPRFPASDPITGAIEESLTEEDLELDTLIPDSPNQPYDMHEVIRRLLDDDEFLEIQAERAMNIIVGFGRVDGRSVGIVANQPTQFAGCLDIDASEKAARFVRTCDAFNVPIITLVDVPGFLPGTDQEFNGIIRRGAKLLYAYGEATVGKITIITRKAYGGAYDVMGSKHMGADVNLAWPTAQIAVMGASGAVGFVYRKKLADAAREGSDVDKLRLELQNEYEDTLVNPYVAAERGYVDAVIPPSHTRGQIVSALRLLERKMVTMPPKKHGNIPL; this is encoded by the coding sequence ATGACGAGTGTCCAGCAGCAGCCCACGCCGGATTCGGCAGGTGCGCCCGATATCCACACCACCGCCGGCAAACTGGCTGACCTGCGGAATCGGCTGGAAGAAGCCCAGCATCCGATGGGTGAGGCCGCAGTCGACAAGGTGCACGCCAAGGGCAAGATGACCGCGCGGGAGCGCATTCTCGCCCTGCTCGACGAGGGCTCCTTCGTCGAACTCGACGCCCTGGCCCGGCACCGCAGCGTGAACTTCGGTCTGGACAAGCAGCGCCCGCTGGGCGACGGCGTGGTGACCGGTTACGGCACCATCGACGGCCGCGAGGTGTGCATCTTCAGCCAGGACGTGACCGTGTTCGGCGGCAGCCTCGGCGAGGTGTACGGCGAGAAGATCGTCAAGGTCATGGACCTGGCGATCAAGACCGGACGTCCGCTGGTCGGTATCAACGAGGGCGCCGGCGCCCGTATCCAGGAGGGTGTCGTCTCGCTCGGCCTCTACGGCGAGATCTTCCATCGCAATATCCAGGCCTCGGGCGTGATCCCGCAGATCTCGCTGATCATGGGCGCCGCCGCCGGTGGGCATGTGTACTCCCCCGCGCTCACCGATTTCGTGGTGATGGTCGACCAGAGCAGCCAGATGTTCATCACCGGACCGGACGTCATCAAAACGGTCACCGGTGAAGAGGTCACCATGGAGGAGCTGGGCGGCGCCCACACCCATATGGTGAAGTCGGGTTCGGCGCACTATGTGGCCTCCGGCGAGCAGGATGCCCTCGACTACGTCAAGGATCTGCTGTCCTACCTGCCGAGCAACAACCGCGCCGAAGCGCCGCGATTCCCGGCCTCCGATCCGATCACCGGTGCGATCGAGGAATCGCTCACCGAAGAGGATCTCGAACTCGACACCCTGATCCCGGACTCGCCGAACCAGCCCTATGACATGCACGAGGTCATCCGCCGGCTACTCGACGACGACGAATTCCTCGAGATCCAGGCCGAGCGGGCCATGAACATCATCGTGGGCTTCGGCCGGGTCGACGGCCGCAGTGTCGGCATCGTCGCCAACCAGCCCACCCAGTTCGCCGGCTGCCTCGATATCGACGCCTCGGAGAAGGCCGCGCGGTTCGTACGCACCTGCGACGCGTTCAATGTCCCGATCATCACCCTGGTGGACGTCCCCGGCTTCCTGCCCGGTACCGACCAGGAGTTCAACGGCATCATCCGGCGCGGCGCCAAACTGCTCTACGCCTACGGCGAGGCCACTGTGGGAAAAATCACGATCATCACTCGCAAGGCTTACGGTGGCGCCTACGACGTCATGGGCTCCAAGCATATGGGCGCCGATGTGAACCTGGCCTGGCCCACCGCCCAGATCGCCGTGATGGGTGCCTCCGGCGCGGTCGGGTTCGTGTACCGCAAAAAGCTGGCCGACGCCGCTCGTGAGGGGTCCGACGTGGACAAACTGCGTCTGGAGCTGCAGAACGAGTACGAGGACACCTTGGTCAATCCGTACGTGGCCGCCGAGCGCGGTTACGTGGACGCGGTGATCCCACCGTCGCACACTCGCGGCCAGATCGTCTCCGCGCTGCGGCTGCTCGAGCGGAAGATGGTGACCATGCCTCCCAAGAAACACGGCAACATCCCGTTGTGA
- a CDS encoding acyl-CoA carboxylase subunit epsilon, with product MTIVAEEEVLAAAELDLATRDVAVDTTTEAAAGTAATNGEQPFLVIEKGAPSDAEIAALVCVFTAAAAGSASTDSGPQDLWGTATLMHRGNSPFSPYSYPQLSHLRF from the coding sequence GTGACGATTGTGGCAGAAGAAGAAGTATTGGCCGCAGCGGAACTGGACCTCGCTACCAGGGATGTGGCGGTCGATACCACGACCGAAGCCGCCGCGGGCACTGCCGCGACGAACGGGGAGCAGCCGTTCCTCGTGATCGAGAAGGGCGCGCCCTCCGACGCGGAGATCGCGGCGCTGGTGTGCGTGTTCACCGCTGCCGCCGCCGGTTCCGCATCGACCGACTCCGGCCCGCAGGACCTGTGGGGCACAGCGACATTGATGCACCGCGGTAACTCCCCGTTCTCGCCGTACTCCTATCCGCAGTTGTCGCATCTGCGGTTCTGA
- a CDS encoding Maf family protein, with the protein MTRLVLASASPARRSVLRAAGIDPVVRVSDVDEDAVAAALPAGTGPREVVVELARAKARAVAATLSDGAIEGDPDLVVVGCDSMLLIDGELQGKPHTPEVALARWQAMAGHFADLVTGHCVLRLRDGAVTAEATDCSATTVHFGKPDPAELDAYIATGEPLQVAGAFTLDGLGGWFVDRIDGDPSSVVGIGLPLLRRLLQEVGVGVAQLWTDRL; encoded by the coding sequence GTGACCCGGCTGGTACTCGCGTCCGCGTCCCCTGCCCGCCGGTCGGTGCTGCGCGCCGCCGGCATCGACCCCGTAGTCCGCGTATCGGATGTGGACGAGGACGCTGTCGCGGCAGCCCTCCCGGCCGGTACCGGGCCACGGGAAGTGGTGGTCGAACTGGCCCGGGCGAAGGCCCGGGCCGTGGCGGCCACCCTGAGCGATGGAGCCATCGAGGGTGACCCCGATCTCGTCGTCGTCGGCTGCGATTCGATGCTGCTGATCGATGGCGAGTTACAGGGCAAACCGCATACGCCGGAGGTGGCGCTGGCGCGCTGGCAGGCGATGGCGGGCCACTTCGCGGATCTGGTGACCGGACACTGCGTACTGCGCCTGCGCGACGGTGCCGTCACCGCCGAGGCGACCGATTGCAGCGCCACCACCGTGCACTTCGGTAAACCCGATCCCGCCGAACTGGACGCCTATATCGCCACCGGCGAACCGTTGCAGGTGGCGGGCGCGTTCACCCTCGACGGGCTGGGCGGCTGGTTCGTCGACCGGATCGACGGAGACCCGTCCAGCGTCGTCGGGATCGGTCTACCACTGCTGCGCCGACTGCTCCAGGAAGTGGGCGTTGGCGTCGCCCAGCTGTGGACCGACCGCCTCTGA